The DNA segment ATTTCGGAGGATCGGAATCCAATGTTACGGATTGAATCCGGCCGTCCTTACCGCGACGGATACGGAAACTCTGCACGGAAAGGATGAGAATATCAGTATCGAAAATTTAAAATTGGGATCGGTGATTCTATTTGAAACGTTGATTCAATATGCGACCCCTTGAATTTAAAAAGAAATCTGCATGGCAAGGAACCAAGAAAGACTGCGAATGAGCAGAATTTTATATTGTTTCATTTTCTCTTTATATGATGATGAGTTTGACTCTCAGTATTAATTTAGTCATACAAAAGAGAGCAAGGGTCGCGTCAACCTTTTTGAAACAGCCAGAATCCGAAGGAGGTCGTGTAAAGGGTGGTGTAGTCGCGGGTTTTCAGATTGGATTCTTTACATTTGACAGCGATGAGATGATCTCGATAATCATCAAAATTCTTTCCCAGGAGAATCCAATCATGACTCATAAACTCCGTTGGATCCTAACGATTTCGTTCTTAATGTTTTGTGTTTCCAATTGTAAAAAAGAATTGAGCGTTTCCATGGCAACGTCCACTTCCTTAAGCGATCAACTTGCGTTTGCGGCCTTAGGCGGAGGAAGTTGGAAACCGGAAAGTGGGGCCGAATTTGTAAAGATGCATTTTTATCCGGATGAAGGGTTCCAATTAAAACGAGTGGAAGTGGATTCGTGTAAAGGAGAATTTAACGATGCAGTGACCGCATACATCAACTTTGACGAGATCAGCGCCTCCGCCGATTTAGCCGGAAAAAAAGCGTCCGTAAAATTTGAAAACGCGGTGTTTGCAAGATCTGTGACGATCAATTTTCGAAAGAACAAGGACCTTTGTATCGGAGAGGTTCGGTTTTATGATGAAAAAGACAAACAATTCTCTCTTAAACTTCCCAAGATTGTGGAAGGATCGGCAAAGGCCTCCGAAACTCTAAGCCCCGTGTTGTCTTATGACGTGATGAATCTTTTTGATTCCAGATACGAATATGCGTGGGCGTCCGATAACAAAGGAAAGGGACTCACTCTGGATTTTCGATTTAAGGAATCGCAAAGGATCAATCAAATCAAGATCTGGAACGGATATCAACGATCGGATCAGCATTGTTATTCCAACGGAAGATTGAAAGAAGCCACTCTTACCGGAGATAACGGTTATGTTCAAAAGATTCAAGTTCAGGACATACTCGGACCTCAGGTGATTCAGTTGGAAAAAACATTCGAAGGAACAAGTCTTCGTCTGACCGTAACCGATATTTTTGCGGGAAAATTGTATAAGGGACTTGTGTTAAGCGAAATTCGTTTTGGTAAGGATAATGATTGGTTGCTCATTAATCCGATCAGTCGTTCTCAAAGTATCGCGCGGGCCAATCATCTTCAGTTTACTCCTCCGAATCTGGATTTAATTTTAAATCACGGACTCAGAGGTTTGGAGGTTTCTTCGATCCCGGCGGAAATACAAAGTACGGAAACAATTTCTAATTCGGACACCGCTTCCACGACTATGGAGGATTCAAATCAAAATCGGGTGGAATCGAATTGGTCCCTTCGTATGAGATCGGACGGTTCTTTTTTTATGGAAGGAAACACTCATGATCAAAGTAATACTGACGACGGAACGTTGAGTCGCACGAGCAAGTTTTATGCGATTGGAAATTACGAAGTCAAGGAATCTTCGGCGGACGCGCTCAAACTGAGAGTTTTCGGATATATGAGAAAATACTCATCTTCTTTCGAGGAAAAATACGGAGAAGGAGACATGGATTGCAACGGATGCGGAAGGGATTGCAATATGGGGACAACGGATCCGGATAAAAAGGAAATCATATTTCAGGATTTTATCACCATCAAGAAGTTAAACGGTAACGTATATGTTCAGAATACAAGTCCGAACCGGAAGTTGGATTTTCAAATCCTGGAGATGACCCTGGAGTGAAACCGATAAAAAGTCGAATTCGGATTTTGTTTTTACTGCTTTGGCTTTTCGGATGTAAAAAGGAAACTTCAAATTCTCAAACGGTAAGTTGGGAACGGATTTTTTCCGATCTTAACCGTCAGATTCGAGTCAGTATCCTTTGGGAGAAAAAAGGCTTTCCGTTTGAGATGGAACTTTATGAAGGTGCATCCCAAAGACCGGTCGATCTCTGGGCTACCGGAAGTGTGAAGAGTTTAGCCGAAGCTCCGGTTTCCTCACGGATTGTGGGAAACGATCTCTATCTCAAACCCGGTTCCAAAAAAAAATTCGTGCTGGTCGTAAAGAATACGACCGATCAGGATTTTTATTTTTTTGCTGCCCCACATTCGATGGAACCCGCGGAAGGTTCTTTAGGATTTAAGTTCAAGTGTCTTTGTATCAACCACGCGTTTTATATTCCTCCGGGGGAAATTTGGTATCGGGTTGTGGAGCTGAGAACCGGTGCGGAGGCGATGGTTAAGGAACTCAAAATCGCCCATACTTTGGTGGGAATGGACGAGGAGCGAATTCAAATCTATCAAAAGAGAATCGGAGCAGGGAATTCCTCCGGAGATGATTGATAAAAACAGATCTTTGCGGTGGATTTGAGTTCTGAATGCGAAAAAATCGGCAAACGGATGTTCGAACCGATCGATCTTTTTTCTCAGTGAAGCGGTTTGATGTTTCCCGTGTTGCCGCTTGGACCGCCGCAGAGGACGATTTTGTTTTCGATTTTACAGTTTCTTTTGGATCCGTCACGTGTTGAACTCAAGGTTCCTTCGGACGAATTTTTTTCGTCTTGGAATTCCCCTTCATAAATACTTGTATCCGGAAAACGAACCTTACCAGGGCCGATCAAAGATCCTGCTTGGAAGGTCCCTTCTAATATGGCCCCGTTTTTAAAAACATAAGTGCCTTTGCCGTCTTTGAGGTCATCCTTAAAGATACCGTCAAATTTGTCTCCGTTTGTATATCGGATTTTTCCGGAACCGTTTCTCATATCGTCCAAAAATCCGCCCTTGTATTCGTCGCCGTTGTCATAGACAAAGGTTCCGTTTCCAGTCGTACAATTTCCTTCGATACAACCCTTTCCGTCTTTTGAATCGGGGGTTTCCGAACGATCGGAAACGTCTGTCGTTTCCGCCTCTCTTTCCGTTTTTTTGTCTTCAATGTAGGTCGAACTTTCGACCCTGTTTGCGGATTCGTTGGGTTCCGTTTTGAGATTTCCCCCGGAGCAATTGCTCAATAAAAAAAGGAACATAACAAGAAAACTCGGAAGCCCGATACTTGGGTTTTGTTTCAATGTTCGAACGGATGGATTTGATTTCGTTTTGATATATGTTTGCAAGAGTATCATAATTTTTGAATACGAAATAAAATCGCTTCTGCCAACATTCATAGCCAAAATATTATCTAGTAAATCTCGACCTGTCAAATCGAATTTCATTTTAGAGGCCCCGAGGCTCATATTCACAATCGATTGATAAACGAAAGGAATTTAAAACGGATTTTATGATATAAAAATAAGCAAAAAATTACTTAAGATCCATATAATAAAATCCGACCCTAATCTGCGTGTTTTTTCTGCGAATTATAAACGTAACCAACCTTAGACATAAGTCCTAAATTTTTATTATAAAAAGTATCCGTAATTTATGCGTATCCGAATCGTTTTCTGAGTATAAGAATCTGTCCCAAGGCAACTCAGCATCTCACTCTTGGACGCTGATGCATAGAGAAGCGTTCTGTCGAGTTCTGTAGCTTGATCTTTTTGGCAAAGTAAATACAGGGATGAACACGCTGTAAATTTCAAAGATAGATCGTCTCTTTTGAGTGTGGAGCTTTATTATCTATGTTTCCTTTTTGAACTGAATCGTTTCTAAAGTTCCGGCTATCAAAATCAAAGTTCCTCCGATGAGTTCCCGATAACTCGGAATATCTCCCAAGACCAACCATGCAAGAAGAATGGAATATACTGGTTGAATACCTGACAGAATTCCCGCGGTTTTGAGTTTCAACTGAAACATCGATTTTACATACAGAGTATGGGCGAAGGCAGTAAAAAAGATTCCAAGCAAAAAGATCGGTCCTAAAGATTTGATTTCGATCGGAATCGTTTCCGAATAACAAACCGGCGCCAGTATAAACGCGGATGCCAAGGATTGAACGAACATCACTTGAGGACTGCTATGATGAGAAAGATATTTTTTGCTTAATAAATTTCGGAATGCGAAGGTCAAAGAAGAAAGAAGCCCTGCGATGATCCCTAAAAATAAATCGTTTCCAGGTTTGAATTCCGGAATTAGAATTCCGACTCCCAGTAATATCAAAAGTGCGAGTAAAATATCCTTCCATCGGGGACGACTGGAGAAATAAATCGGTTCTATAAAAACAGTTACCATCGGATGTGTAAAAAGGGTTAGGACTGCGATTGCGGGAGAGGCGAGTCTTGCGGAAGTAAAAAAGAAAATCCAGTGAACCGCTAAAAGAATCCCGCTTCCGAGACCCGCGAAATTTTCCGTCTTGGTTGGAAAGAAAATAGGTTTGTCTCTCCACTTTAAAAAAAGGTACAATCCTGCGCTTGCAAAAAAGGTTCTTCCAAACGTGATCATCCAGACGCTTTCGTCGATCAATTTGGCAAAAAGGACGTTCCCGCTGATGAGGATCATAGCAAATTGAAATTCTAAAAAGATTTTTGTTTTGGATTCGGAAGACATATTTCTTTCTCTTTAACCAAAGGACG comes from the Leptospira sp. WS92.C1 genome and includes:
- a CDS encoding DMT family transporter, yielding MSSESKTKIFLEFQFAMILISGNVLFAKLIDESVWMITFGRTFFASAGLYLFLKWRDKPIFFPTKTENFAGLGSGILLAVHWIFFFTSARLASPAIAVLTLFTHPMVTVFIEPIYFSSRPRWKDILLALLILLGVGILIPEFKPGNDLFLGIIAGLLSSLTFAFRNLLSKKYLSHHSSPQVMFVQSLASAFILAPVCYSETIPIEIKSLGPIFLLGIFFTAFAHTLYVKSMFQLKLKTAGILSGIQPVYSILLAWLVLGDIPSYRELIGGTLILIAGTLETIQFKKET
- a CDS encoding MORN repeat-containing protein; amino-acid sequence: MNVGRSDFISYSKIMILLQTYIKTKSNPSVRTLKQNPSIGLPSFLVMFLFLLSNCSGGNLKTEPNESANRVESSTYIEDKKTEREAETTDVSDRSETPDSKDGKGCIEGNCTTGNGTFVYDNGDEYKGGFLDDMRNGSGKIRYTNGDKFDGIFKDDLKDGKGTYVFKNGAILEGTFQAGSLIGPGKVRFPDTSIYEGEFQDEKNSSEGTLSSTRDGSKRNCKIENKIVLCGGPSGNTGNIKPLH